Proteins encoded together in one Cicer arietinum cultivar CDC Frontier isolate Library 1 chromosome 4, Cicar.CDCFrontier_v2.0, whole genome shotgun sequence window:
- the LOC101491037 gene encoding protein EMSY-LIKE 1, which produces MEAQIHQLEQEAYSAVLRAFKAQSDALTWEKEGLITELRKELRVSDDEHRELLTRVNSDEIIHRIREWRQTGIYQPARRSTSQPVHDILPSPTVSASRKKQKTSHSGQSLPGLSSVKSVQYASTGPTAGRHFANRNSSSALVSNATAEAAAFDPFIGKKVWTRWPEDNHFYEAVITDYNPAEGRHALVYDINKANETWEWVDLKEISPEDIRWEGEDPSILHRGGHSGQGRGANKLFNHGGGTYGAGRGRGHPRFHPRKELITPQNGIGNRVPDEIELLNTETLVKEVERVFATSPPDSVELEKAKQMLKEHEQALVDAISKIADASDGESDGEQPFMHRQLMDRG; this is translated from the exons ATGGAGGCTCAAATCCATCAACTTGAACAAGAAGCATACTCTGCTGTCTTGCGTGCTTTTAAAGCTCAGTCCGATGCGCTTACTTGG GAGAAAGAAGGTTTGATAACTGAGCTCAGAAAAGAGTTAAGGGTTTCAGATGACGAACACAGGGAGCTTCTTACCAGGGTTAATTCTGATGAAATAATCCACCGCATaag GGAATGGAGACAAACTGGCATTTACCAACCTGCAAGGCGCAGCACATCTCAACCTGTTCATGACATTTTACCGAGTCCAACTGTTTCAGCTTCCCGCAAAAAACAGAAGACATCACATTCG GGTCAGTCATTGCCTGGTTTGTCTTCAGTGAAGTCTGTACAGTATGCTTCCACTGGACCCACTGCAGGTAGGCACTTCGCAAATCGCAATTCTTCTAGTGCTCTTGTATCCAATGCAACTGCTGAGGCAGCAGCATTTGATCCATTCATTGGGAAGAAAGTTTGGACTAGATGGCCTGAAGACAACCACTTTTATGAAGCTGTCATAACTGACTACAACCCTGCTGAG GGCCGGCATGCTTTGGTTTATGATATTAACAAAGCAAATGAGACTTGGGAATGGGTTGATCTCAAAGAG ATATCACCTGAGGATATACGATGGGAAGGTGAAGATCCAAGCATACTCCACAGAGGTGGGCATAGCGGGCAAGGTCGTGGAgctaacaaattatttaatcaCGGTGGTGGTACTTATGGTGCTGGAAGAGGGAGAGGACATCCGAGATTTCACCCGAGAAAAGAACTTATCACGCCGCAAAATGGTATTGGAAATAGAgttccagatgaaattgagttGCTGAACACAGAGACACTAGTTAAGGAG GTGGAAAGGGTTTTCGCTACAAGTCCTCCAGATTCTGTGGAGCTTGAGAAAGCAAAGCAAATGCTGAAA GAGCATGAGCAGGCTCTTGTCGACGCCATCTCAAAGATTGCAGATGCATCAGATGGTGAAAGTG ATGGAGAACAACCATTTATGCATCGACAATTAATGGACAGAGGATGA